A genome region from Candidatus Binataceae bacterium includes the following:
- the rsmH gene encoding 16S rRNA (cytosine(1402)-N(4))-methyltransferase RsmH: MALAAEANAGADRLHLPVMPGEVRDLLCAGERRLIVDATLGTGGHAELLLEASGAALLGLDRDPRALETAGERLRRFGSRVTLRHCDFAEIDRAVTEAGLGAPDAILADLGMSSFALDDPERGFSFRNEGPLDMRMDPAAPLSAYDLLNEEGEDELARIIREFGEERAARRIARAIVEARRRRPLTTTTELRAVIERAAGTRHRGAIHPATRTFQALRIAVNHELESLAAFLESAPGCLAAGGRLAVIAYHSLEDRPVKHRLRELVAGGGFAALTRKALRPTASECAHNPRARSARLRAVERGPQ, encoded by the coding sequence ATGGCGCTGGCAGCGGAAGCGAATGCGGGAGCGGATCGGTTGCATCTGCCGGTGATGCCCGGCGAGGTGCGCGATCTGCTCTGCGCGGGCGAGCGGCGCCTGATCGTCGATGCCACGCTCGGCACCGGCGGGCACGCCGAGCTGCTGCTGGAGGCGAGCGGCGCCGCGCTGCTCGGTCTCGATCGCGATCCCCGGGCGCTGGAGACCGCCGGCGAGCGGCTTCGCCGTTTTGGTTCGCGCGTGACACTTCGCCATTGTGACTTCGCCGAGATCGATCGCGCGGTCACCGAGGCCGGGCTGGGCGCGCCCGACGCGATTCTGGCCGATCTTGGGATGAGCAGCTTCGCTCTCGACGATCCCGAGCGGGGGTTCAGCTTCAGAAACGAAGGTCCGCTGGACATGCGGATGGATCCCGCGGCGCCGCTCAGCGCCTACGATTTGCTCAACGAGGAAGGGGAGGACGAACTCGCGCGGATCATCCGCGAGTTCGGCGAGGAGCGCGCCGCGCGGCGGATCGCGCGGGCGATTGTGGAGGCCCGCCGTCGGCGTCCGTTGACGACTACCACGGAACTGCGCGCGGTGATCGAACGGGCGGCCGGCACACGCCATCGCGGCGCGATCCATCCGGCGACCCGCACGTTCCAGGCGCTGCGGATCGCGGTCAACCATGAACTCGAAAGCCTCGCCGCGTTTCTCGAAAGCGCCCCGGGTTGCCTTGCCGCCGGCGGCCGCCTCGCGGTTATCGCCTATCACTCGCTCGAGGATCGCCCGGTCAAGCATCGCCTTCGCGAGCTCGTGGCCGGCGGGGGGTTCGCCGCGCTGACGCGCAAGGCGCTTCGCCCCACGGCTTCTGAATGCGCGCACAACCCGCGCGCGCGGAGCGCTCGGCTCCGCGCCGTCGAACGGGGGCCGCAATGA
- the mraZ gene encoding division/cell wall cluster transcriptional repressor MraZ, which yields MFSGRFDHTTDEKGRVSIPVRFREQLQRDGHESLIITNWIYQKERCLALFPPSQWTRLIGKISQRGSLDPSTQTLQMYFVGGAHEVQVDRQGRILIPPRLREYARLDREVTFNALIDHFQLWDKAMLQRMADAVEQQMMDPEFVGKLNL from the coding sequence GTGTTCAGCGGACGTTTCGACCATACGACGGACGAAAAGGGGCGGGTCAGTATCCCCGTCCGGTTCCGCGAACAGCTGCAGCGCGACGGCCACGAGAGTCTCATCATCACAAATTGGATCTACCAGAAAGAGCGATGCCTTGCGCTATTTCCTCCCAGCCAGTGGACAAGGCTCATCGGCAAGATTAGTCAGCGGGGAAGCCTCGACCCCTCGACGCAGACTCTCCAGATGTACTTCGTCGGCGGCGCGCATGAAGTTCAGGTGGATCGCCAGGGAAGAATACTGATTCCGCCCCGCCTTCGCGAATATGCCCGGCTCGATCGCGAGGTCACCTTCAACGCCCTGATCGATCATTTTCAGCTCTGGGACAAGGCCATGCTGCAGCGGATGGCGGACGCCGTAGAGCAGCAGATGATGGATCCGGAATTCGTCGGGAAGCTCAACCTGTAA